The DNA region AGGTCGAGAAGGTTTATGACGCCGTGCTGGACAGGGCCGCGCGACTGTTGGGTGCCGGACAGACGGTGATCCTCGACGGCACCTGGCGAGACCCCCACCACCGCGCCCGGGCTCGTGAGCTTGCCGAGCTGATGCATTGCCGCAGTGTCGAATTCGCGTGCACGCTACCGCTGGCCGAAGCCGAGGCGCGCATCGAAGGCCGGCGTCACACCACCTCGGACGCCACCCCCGGCATCGCTGCGGCCCTGGCGGTGAGCACCGCTGAGCACGACGGTGCCTGGGACGGCGCCCACCGGTTGGACACCGGTCGTCCCTTGGGTGACACCATCGCAGAGGCGCATGAAATCTGCTGTCTGGCAATTTAACTCAAAGACAAGGGACGGGCGATGAAGGCAATGGCATACCACGGACCAGGCCGACGGTCATGGGAAGAGGTCCCCGATCCGGTCCTGCGTGCGGCCACCGACGCCATCGTCCGCGTCGACGCCGTCACCATCTGCGGCACCGACCTGCACATCCTCAAAGGCGACGTGCCCGAGGTCACCGACGGGCGCATCCTTGGACACGAAGCAGTCGGCACCGTCGTCTCCGTCGGCGACGCAGTGCAGACGTTGTCGGTGGGGGACCGTGTCCTCGTCTCGTGCATTTCGTCATGCGGCAGCTGTCGCTACTGCCGCGAGGGCCAGTACAGCCAGTGTCTGGGTGGCGGCGGCTGGATTCTTGGCCACCTCATCGATGGCACCCAGGCCGAGCTCGTGCGAGTGCCGTTCGCCGACAATTCAACCCACAAAGTACCCGACGGCGTCACCGACGAACAGATGCTGATGCTTGCCGATATCCTGCCCACCTCCTATGAGGTGGGGGTGCTCAACGGTGCGGTGCGACCGGGTGACGTGGTGGCGATCGTCGGCGCCGGGCCCATCGGTCTGGCCGCCATCCTGACCGCGCGGCTCTACAGCCCCAGTCACATAGTGGCCGTCGACCTCGCCGACTCCCGACTGGAGGCCGCACGCACGTTCGGCGCAGACATCGTCGTGAACTCGGCCACGCAGTCGGTCCGCGAGGTCATCGACGAGTTGACCGGAGGGCTCGGCGCCGATGTCTCGATGGAGGCTGTCGGGGTGCCGGAGACCTTCGAGCAGTGCGTGAGCCTGGTGCGTCCGGGCGGGCACGTGGCCAACATCGGCGTGCACGGCGCCCCGGCCACACTGCACCTGGAGGACATCTGGATCAAGAACCTCACGATCACCACGGGACTGGTGGACACCTACTCCACCCCGACGCTGATCGAGCTGGTCGCAAGCAAACGGCTCGACACGACCGCGATGATCACCCACCGGTTCGTCCTCGACGACTTCGAGGACGCCTACGACGTGTTCGGCCGTGCCGGCGAAACGGGCGCGCTCAAAGTCTTGCTGACCGGTAACAACTAGACACGCCAACGGATTCGGAGAACAGCGATGACGAACTCGAACCTGGTGCGCGATTTCGCGCATCTGCGGCTCAGCGACGCCGAGGACGCCGGAGGCAAAGGGGCAAACCTCGGCGAGATGATCGCCGCCGGGCTGCCGGTACCGCCCGGCTTCGTCTTGCTGCGCGACTGCTACCGGGACTCCATGCGCGCCGGCGGGGTAGCCGACGAGCTCAACGCCGCACACCGCACGGCCATGGAGCAGGTCGCCAACCCGGACCGGCTGATCGAGATGTGCGAGCAGATGCAGACCTTGGTGTGGAAGGGCGGCATCGCCGACGAGGTTCGCGAACATGTACTCAGCGCCTACCGCGCGCTCGGAGACGACGTGCTGGTGGCGGTGCGATCCTCGGCGACTGGAGAGGATGGCAAAGATGCGTCCTTTGCCGGCATGAATGCCACCTTCACCAACATCAGCGGCGAAGACGACCTCATCGAGGCAGTCCAGCGGTGCTGGGCTTCGCTGTTCAGCCCGCGCGTGGTCACCTACCGCGCCAGCCGCAACTTCGTCTCCGACCCGGCGATGGCCGTGGTGGTGCAACAGATGATCGCCTCTGAGCGCTCGGGAGTGGCGTTCACCGCCGATCCCAGTACCGGAGCCGAGGACCGTGTCGTGGTGGAGGCGGCGTTCGGACAGGGTGAAGTCGTGGTGTCGGGGTCGGTGGAACCGGACACCTACATCGTGTCGAAGGAGCATCGCAAGATTCTCAGCACGCGGCTGGGGTACAAGTCGTTCAAGATCGTTCGGGGCGCCGACGGCAACGACGAGAACGTGGATCTCAGCGAGGAGGAGGCCAGGTCGAAGGTGCTCAGTGATGTCGAGCTACGGGAGATCGTGGACCTGGCGCTCGCTATCGAAAACCACCACGGCTGTGCCCAAGACACCGAATGGGCCATCGCCGAAGGGAAAACGTGGTTCGTTCAGGCCCGCCCGGTAACCACCCTGCACCACACCACGATGCCCGCGCCCGAGCCTCACGACGTGGTGGCACGCGGTCTGCCGGCCGCGCCCGGCGAAGCCGCCGGCACCGTGCGGGTACTGCTGACCCCGGAGGAGGGATCGCGTCTGCAGGCCGGCGAAGTCCTGGTGTCGCAGATGACCAACCCGGACTGGCTGCCTACCATGCGCAGGGCCGCGGCGCTGGTCACCGACACCGGCGGAATGACCTGCCACGCAGCGATTGTCGCCCGCGAGTTGGGCGTGCCATGCATTGTCGGGGCGCGGACGGCCACCACCGACCTCAAGGACGGCATGCTGGTGACCGTCGACGGCACCCACGGCCGGGTGCTGACCGGTGACGCCGTCGCGAGCGCTCAGACCTCGGCGGTCGACCGTCCCGCCGGCCCGGTGACCACCGTCGCGGCCGCGGAGGTGACCGCAACCAAGATCTATGTCAACCTCGCGATGCCGGACACCGCAGAAGCCGTTGCGGCACAAGAGGTCGACGGCGTGGGCTTGCTGCGCGCGGAGTTGATGCTGACCGAGGCGCTGCGCAACCGCCACCCCCGGGACCTGATCGCTCGCGGGGAGCAGGACATATTGGTCGACTCGATGGTCGAGGCCGTCGGACGGATCGCCGCCGCGTTCGCCCCGCGCCCGGTCATCTATCGCGCCACCGATTTCCGCACCAACGAGTTCCGCAGCCTGCAGGGCGGCGATACCTACGAGCCGGTCGAGCACAACCCGATGATCGGATTCCGGGGCTGCTATCGCTACGTCAACCAGCCCGACGTGTTCGCCCTGGAACTGGCTGCGCTGGCCCGGGTGCGCGAGCAGAGTCCTAATTTGCACCTGATGATCCCGTTCGTGCGCACCCGATGGGAACTCGAACAGTGTCTGGCTCTGGTCGATGCCAGCCCGCTGGGGCGTCAACGCGGTCTGCACCGCTGGGTGATGGCCGAGGTGCCGTCGGTGGTGTACTGGCTGCCGGAGTATGTCGGGATGGGCATCGACGGGGTCTCCATAGGCAGCAACGACCTGACCCAGCTGATGCTGGGTGTGGATCGTGATTCCGACATCTGCGCCGAGTTGTTCGACGAGTCCGACGCCGCGGTGCTCGACGCGATCGGCCACATCATCGCCACCGCGCGCCGGCAGGGGATCACATCGTCGCTATGCGGTCAGGCGCCCTCCACCAATCCGGCGTTCGCCGAACACCTGGTACGGATGGGTATTACCTCGGTGTCGGTCAACCCCGACGCCGCACTGGCCGCGCGGCGTACGGTGGCAGCTGCCGAACGTCGGGTGTTGCTGGAGTCGGTGCGCACGTAGGACACGCCTGAGGAAACGACCACGGAGGAACTCGTCATGTCAGAACACACCGGGGCAGTGGTCGTCGGGGTGGACGGCAGCGACCTGGCCATCGCGGCGGCCCGCTGGGCGGGAGCGGTCGCTGCACGTGTGGGTGCGCCGCTGCACATCGTGCACGCCATGGTGGGTGTGGGTCGCGGCCTGACCGAAGCGGGTGCCGCGATCCAGGCCGCGATCATGTCCTACCAGGCAGACACCGCACCGATCTTCCTCAAAGACGCCACTGACGCAGTCCACGCCGACTACCCGGACCTGACCGTGACGACAGCGTCGCACCGCGAGCCCGCCGATCATGTCCTCACCGCGGCGAGTCGGGAGGCGCGCCTGATTGTGTTGGGTGGCAACGAGATCAACGCCGCGTCGCTGTTGCTGCTGGGGTCCACCACGCTGGCGGTGGCCGCCCACGCGCACTGCCCGGTGGTGGCGTGGCGCGGCGGACAGACAGCGCTGAACGGCCAACCGGTGGTGGTCGGGACCGACGGTAGCCCGTCGGGCGCGGCGGCGCTGGCGGCCGCGTTCGACTTCGCCGACCGGTTCGGCGTCAGTGTGCGCGCGGTGCGGGCGTGGTCGCCGCGGATTCCAGCTGCCGCGGTCGACGCGCAGCTGGGGGAGGCGCTGCACTCGGCGCAGCGGGCCCAACTGCTCGGTGAGGTCAACCGGCTCACCGAACGGTATCCCGCCGTCGCAGTGGACTGCCTGGTCGAGCAGGATACGCCGGCGCAGGCTGTCATCAGCCATTGTGAGGGTGCTCAGCTGGTGATCGTGGGCACTCGCGGGCGCAATGCGCTGGCCAGCACTCTGTTGGGTTCGACGAGCCTGAACCTGCTGCAGCACAGCCCTGTTCCGGTGATGGTGTGCCGCGCCGAGGGCACCGAGTGAGTGCCGGTTGGCGTTTCGCTCGGATGCTGGCGGGACGGGCCGCCCACTGACACACTGGGTCGATGCGCCCCACCCCGCAGTGTTGGCTGACCGATATGGACGGTGTGCTCGTCCGCGAAGAACACGCACTGCCCGGAGCCGCGGAGTTCCTCCAGCGTCTGGCCGAGCGTGAGCGGCCGTTCCTGGTTCTCACCAACAACTCGATCTTCACGCCGCGCGATCTGGCTGCTCGCCTGACCCGCTCCGGACTGATCGTGCCCGAGGAGGCGATCTGGACGTCGGCGCTGGCGACGGCGACGTTCCTGGCTGACCAACAGCCCGGTGGGTCGGCGTACGTGATCGGCGAAGCCGGCCTGACCACCGCGCTGCACGAGGCCGGATACACGATGACCGACGTCGAACCGGATTTCGTCGTGCTGGGTGAAACCCGCACCTACTCGTTCGAGGCGGTCACCAAGGCGGTACGCCTCATCCTGGCCGGCGCCCGGTTCATCGCCACCAACCCCGACGTCACCGGGCCCTCGGCGGAGGGCCCGCTTCCGGCCACCGGGTCGGTCGCCGCGATGATCACCAAGGCCACCGGCCGCGAACCGTACTTCGTGGGCAAGCCCAATCCGATGATGTTCCGCAGCGCGCTGAACCGCATCGAGGCGCACTCGGAGAGCACGGTGATGGTCGGTGACCGGATGGACACCGACGTCGTCGCCGGCATCGAGGCCGGTTTGGAGACGATCCTGGTGCTCACCGGCTCGACCTCGATGGCCGATGTGGACCGCTACCCGTTCCGGCCCAGCCGCGTGCTGCCCTCGATCGCCGAAGCGATCGAACTGATCTGAACGCGCGCTTGCTAGCTTGATCGAGTGACCGAATCAGAGCCGGACCCGGCGCGGCCGCTGGCCGGAGTGCGCATTGTCGAGATCTCGAGTTTCGTCGCGGTTCCGCTGGCCGGGATGACCTTGGCTCAGCTCGGCGCGGAGGTCCTGCGCGTCGACCCGGTCGGCGGGGCGGCGGACTACCGTCGGTGGCCGCTCACCGAGGCCGGCGACAGCATCTATTGGGCCGGCCTGAACAAGGGCAAGCGGTCGCTGGCCGTCGACATGCGTTCCGACGCCGGACAACAGCTGGTGAGCCGTCTGGTCGCCGACGCCGGGGTGTTCATCACCAATGTCGCTGGCCGGCAGTGGCATTCCTATCCGGCCTTGAGCAGGGTCCGCGCCGACCTGATTCACGTCGAGGTGTCCGGGCGCTACGACGGCGGCACCGGCGTCGACTACACCGTCAATGCGGCCATCGGATTCCCGTTGGTGACCGGGCCGGCCGAACTGAACACCCCGGTCAACCACGTGTTGCCGGCCTGGGATGTCAGCTGCGGCCTCTACGCCGCAATGTCGGTGGTCACGGCCTTGCGTCACCGCGACATAACCGGTCACGGTCAGCAGATCAGCATTCCTCTGGAGAACGTCGCGTTGGCCACCGCGGGCAACCTCAGCTTGTTGACCGAGGCCATGGTCAACGGCACGTCCCGGCAACGTATCGGCAACGCTGTGTACGGCACCTACGGGCAGAACTTCACCAGCGCCGACGGCGTTTCCTACATGGTCGTCGCATTGACGGGCCGCCACTTCCGTGACTTGACGACACTGACGGGTACCACCGAAGCTGTTGGGGCGTTGGCTGATTCGTTGCAGGCCGACTTTTCCGACGAAGGGCAGCGCTACCGGCATCGGGAAGCGCTGAGCGCTCTGTTCGCCGAGTGGTTCAGCGCCCACAGCGGCGCCGAGATCGCGGCGGCGCTGTCGGCGTCGTCGGTGCTGTGGGAGCGCTACCAGAGCTTCGGTGAAACGGCCGCCGATCCCAGGGTGACCGAGAACCCGTTGTTCACCGAGCTCGACCAGCCGCGGGTGGGCCGGTATCTGGCCGCGGGCCTGCCGGTGTCGATCGACGGCGCCTACCCGCCGGCCGCCGCTGCTCCGGCGCTCGGAGACGACACGGCCACCGTGTTGGGTGACTGGCTGGCCCTGGACCGGAACGAGATCGATGAGATGTTCAGATCGGGCACCGTCGCGTGAGTGCGCTGCAGCATCTGCTCGATGTCACCGAGCTCGGTGACGACACGTGGCGCGGACCGCCCAGCGGCCCAGCCGGTAAGCGTGCCTACGGAGGATTGCTGGTCGCCCAGAGTTTGGCCGCGGCATGGCGCACTGTGGATGAGGTCAAGGCACCCACCGCGCTGCACCTGCAATTCCTGCGCGGTGGCGACGCCGGAGAGGCCGTCGACTATCGGGTCGCGCGGGTCTATGACGGCCGGACCGCGGCGTCGCGACGCGTCGACGCCTTCCAGGCCGGTCGGCTGCTGACCACCGCGACGGTGTCCTTCTCCGCAGCATTGACCGGCCCCGAGCACGGACGGGCGAGACTGCCGGTGCAGGATCCCGACCGGCTGCCACAGACCGGCCCGCCCGGCCCCGCGCCGTCGCTGCCTCTCGACGAACTCGACATCCGGGTTACCGACGAAGGCGTCGGTACCGAGGATTTCGTGCGGTGGACGTGGTGGCGCACCAGAGCCGACCTACCCGCCGACGCGCGGTTGCACACGTTGATCGCCGCCTACATCACCGATCTGTACCTGATCGACCCAGCGCTGCAGGTGCACGGACATTCAATGCGGTCGCGCAGTCACCGCTCTGGCACCACCGACTCGTCGATGTGGCTGCACCGTCCGGTGCGTGCCGACCGGTGGAACCTGCTGGAATGCCGGTCTCCGGCGGCGGCGCGCGGGCGTGGCGTCGTGTCCGCACGCCTGATCAGCCGACACGGCGCGGTCGCGGCGACCCTGGTTCAGGAAGGGCTCATCGCAGAGCGCGAGCCGGGAACTGATGGGCCGGCACGCTGACCTGGCGGCGGTGCAGACGTCTGCGTAGCCACGCGAGGGCGGTGCTCAGTGCGATGCCGACGAGAACCGACGCGATGACACCGGCGAGGCGGTGCTCGCCGAACAGCGGATAGATCTGGTAGTGCGTCAGGTAGGTGTACAGCGACGCCTCGGCCACGACGCCGGCCATCGTGGCAACCAGAGCAGGGCCGCGCAGCGTGGGCAGCCAGATCAGCAACACCAGCCCGGCCAGGACCAGCGCCTCGCGCTGAAGGTTCTCGAAATAGCCGACCAGGCCGATCAACAGAACCACGGTCACCGCCGCGCGCTGCAATGTGGTCGACGCCTTGGCCGCCGCCCATCCCAGCGCGAAGAACCAGAACGTCAAGACGGTGAACTTGGCATCGTGTGTCGCCCCCGGGCCGAACCGCAAAGCCAGCCCGACCGCCAGGAATGCCGCGGCCACTGCAAACGGGTACCGGCGTTCGATCCGATCCACTGCGGGCAGCCAGAACAGCACAGCCAGCGCCACCAAAGTCCACACCAGCACCTCGACAAACCACAGCCGCCCCGCGGTCATGCTGTCGGATGGGCCGAGGAGCTTGTTGGCCAGGAGCAGGTTGGTCAGGTGGTAATCGTCGGTGATCAGCAAGGCAATCGAGACCCACAACATCGACGGGACGGCGATCCAGGCGATGGTGTTGCGCAGGTGCCGGATTCGAGAGGTCCGCGGTAGCGGGGTCAGACAGAAGCGGCCGAAGTTGTATCCGGCCACCCCGAGCAGGATGTGCGCCCCGCCCCAGAGCTCAAACAGTTCGGCGTGCGAGACAACGACCAGCACGATGGCGGCAGCGCGCAATGCGACGCTGGTCTCCATCGTGGTGCTCCACAACCGTCGACGGCTGGGCCTGGGCGCGGGCAGGTCCTGTAGCTCCCGCAACGACATCTGCTGCCACCCGGCCGGAAGTTGACCGAGTACGCGTTCGAGCCGGACCGACATCGTCACGTAGGACAGCGAATTGCCGCCGAGGTCGACGAAGCTGGCGTCCTCGTCGATGTGGCCGGGATCGAGCTGGAGCACCTCGGCGAATACGGCGCGCAGGTCGCCGTGCTCGTCGCCGCGTTCGGCCTCGGTGTCGCGTGCCAGCGTGCGCGCCGTCTGATAGTCGGGTTTACCCGAGGACAACATCGGTAGCTCGGCGACGGTCACGGCGTGCACCCCCTCGGCCGGAATGCCGGCGGCGGCTGCCGCGGACCGGCGCACCTTCGTCGCGTCGTGACCACCGCTGGCCACCACGGCGATACCGTCGTCATGGTCGACACACAGCGCGGCGACACCGTCGTCGCGCAGTGCCGTCTCCACCTGGTGCAGATCGATGCGCAAGCCGTACATCTTCACAAAGCGACTCTTGCGGCCGACGATCTCGTAGAGACCGTCGGCGGCCTGCCGAGCCAGGTCGCCGGTACGCAGCGTCTCGACAGAGCCGGCCGAAGCCAGATCGGTACCGCTCTCGGCATAGCCCATCATGACATTGGGACCGTGGTAGATCAGCTCACCGACCTCGCCGTCGGGCCACTCGTCGCAGGGTTCGATGGAGAAGGTGCCGCCGGGAATCGGCACGCCGATCGCCTCCGGGCGGCTGCGGGCCAGATCTGGGGGTAGGTAGGCCATGCGCGCGGTCGCCTCGGTGGCGCCGTACATGACAAACAGATCCCAGCCCCGCCGCTGACCCAGCTCGGCGAAGCGCCGGACTCGTTCGGCGGGCATGCGTCCACCGGCTTGGGTCAGATACCGCAGATGCGGCAGGTCCATCTCGGCGAAGCCGATCCGTTCCAGCAGCTCGAAGGTGTAGGGCACGCCGGCGAAAGTGCTGCCCTGATGACGGCGGAACAGCGTCCAGAACTGCTCATCGGCGACCGACAGATCGGTCAGGATCAGTGCCGCCCCGACCAGCAGATGACTGTGCACCACTGAGAGCCCGTAGCAGTAGGACATCGGCAGAGTCGTTGCTGCTCGGTCATTTTGGCGGATCCCGAGATATTCTGCGATCGCCGAGGCGTTGGACGCCACGTTGTCGTAGGAGAGCCGCACCAGTTTCGGCGATCCGGTGCTGCCCGACGTGGACAGCAGCAACGCGAGGTCGTCGTGCAGTTCGTGGTCGTGGAGACAGTGCCGCCGCGCACCTGTGCGATCGACAATCACATTCGGTCGATAGGTGTCGATGATGGCCGCGTGGTCGCGTCCATCGGAGACCGGCAGCACGACGTGACCGCCGGCCAACGCGCCCAGGTAGTGAACCAGGGTGTCGACGGTGTTGGCGGTCTGCACCATCACCAGCTGACGGCGCGGACCCAGGTCGGCCACGACAGCGGCCACCCGGTCGGCGAGGTCGTGGTAGGTGAGTCGCTGCGTCTGGGTCAGTACCGCCGGTCGGTCGCCGCATTCACGCAGGTGGTCGATCAGCGGACGCATGGGCCGCCTGGCGACAACTGCGGTGACATGGCGGTGACGATACCGTCGACGCCGAGTCGGGGCGCCGCGAAGAGGGGGTCACATGCGGTTGTAACGGCTCCGGATGAAGTTGTAGACACCGAACGCGGCGATCCCGAGAGCGGCCGCGACCAGCAAGAACTTGCCGAAGGGTGCCTCGCCGAGCGTCTTGACCGCGGCGTCGATGCCGCTGGCCTTCGACGGGTCGGCTTGCAGCGTCGCGACCACCACCAGCAAACCGGCGCCGCCGAGGACGATCCCTTTGGCGACGTATCCGACCACGCCGGCAGCGGTGATACCGGTGCCGCCGGAGACCTTCAGTTCGTCGAGGAACTTCTGCGACACGCCCTTGTACACGTGATAGGCGCCCACGCCCAGTACGCCGACGCCGACCCCGATCAGCAGCGCCCTACCCCAGCCTGACTGCATCAGTTGCGCCGACATCCCCGAGTTCTGCTGACCGCTCGACTGCCCGCTGCCCATCGCAAAGCGCGCTGCGGAGAACGCGATGGCGAAGTTCACGATGGCCAAACCCGCCGATTTGCCGCGTTTCCACGCAGGGTTGTCTTGACCGGTCGAGCGCTCGCCGGGTTTGGAGCCGATGACGGCCTCGGCGATACGCCACAAGCCGAGCGCGACCAGCCCGACCGCGACCACCCACAACATGACCGCGCCGCCGGTCTGGCTGCCCAGGGTGGCCAGCGCCCCGGACTGGTCGGCACTGCCTGCCCCGCCCACGAAGGCCAGTCGCCCGATGATGTAGGCGACGAGCAGGTGCAGCACACCACTGGCCGCGAACCCGATGCGAGCGGTGTACTCGAACGCGGTGCTGTCGGTTGCGCGGTCGGCGGCACCGTGCGCTGAGCGGTGCAGCGACGAAGCTGAAGGTCGGGCGTCCATCGGGCTCCTCCTGTTCGGATGATCGCCCGGGTACCCCAGATTTGACGCCGGTGAAACCACGGCCGTGAACGGCTGTGTCGACCTCCGACGACCGACTAATCGTGCCTGTTTTCGACGGCGGCCAGCAACAGCTTCATACATCTGCGCTGCATTCTCGCGTGGGCCGCGACCGCGCGGTCGGTGTCTTTGTTGCGAAGTGCCTTGATCACGGCCAGCGTGCCGGTGCGGCTCACCTCTATCGTCTCCGGTGCCGCGTCGAAGATCGCGTCGATCGCAACCGCTCTCGTCCGCCGTACGGTGCGTGCCACCGCCGGCGCGCTCCCGACGTCGAAGAGCACGTCGAGGTACTCTTCGCACAGCGAGCCCACGGTCGCGGGGTCAGGCTCCGCGGCGAGTTCGACGGCGATCTTTGCCAGCTGCGAATCCGATTCCGGCGTCATTCGCTCGACGGCACGCCGGGCGATCAGCCCGTAAACCAACTCCCAGACCTCGGCGTTGTCGGCGATCGCGGTATCAAGCGGCAACACGAAGGCGCCGCGGTGCATTTCCAGCTTCACCCAGCCTTCCTGCTCAAGGATGACCAAAGCCTCGCGAACGGGCACCCGGCTTGTCCCGAGCCGTGCGGCGATGTCCTCTTGGGTCAGATGTTGGCCGTCGCGCAGCTCGCCGGACAGAATCTGGCGGCGTAGCCGGTCGGCGACGAGGTCACCACTACTTCGGCGCAACAATGCGGCGCTCCGCCGTGATCGTTGATTCAACTGCTGTGTCACCGCTTTCATTGCCCGGCGACACTCCGGCGCGGCCCGGTCCCGCGCGACGTACCGCCGGGGTGGCTTGGCTGAGCGACGCTTCAATCAGGTGACTGAGTATAGACGCCCCGAACCCGACGGACTGCTTTCCTCTGTCAAAAGCCTTATGCCGAGGCGACGGCGTAGGGTACCGTCAGAATGCAGAATGCAGAATGTATTCAATCGGTGGTGTCGGTCCGTGTGGAAGTGAGGAAGTGACGGTGCTCGACATCAGTCACTACCAGAGCAAGGCAACTGCCGGTGCTCGCTAAGGAAATTGAGAAGCTGGCCCAGCGGGTGAGTGAGTTGTTGGCCAGTGATCCGCAATTTCGCGAAGCGGTACCGGACCGACAGCTATCCGAGCACATGGTTCAAAGCGACTGCACGCTAACGGAACTGATGTGCATAGTCTGTGAGGGCTACAGTGACCGTCCGGCGCTGGGGCAACGCGCTCGCCAGATCAGCACCTCCGCCGAGGGGGAAGCCCTGCACCTGCTCCCGCGGTTCGACACGATCAGCTATCGGGATCTCTGGCGCCGGGTGGACGCCCTGAGTTCGGCTTTGGCCGATGCCGGTGTTCATGCTGGTGACCGGATAGCCATCCACGGATTTCCGAGTGTGGACTACACCACGGTCGACATGGCCATTCCGGTTCTGGGCGCGGTCGCGGTGCCGCTGCACGACGGCGCACCGATCGCGCAGCTGCAACCCATGGTCGATGAGACAGAACCGTCGGTGATGGCCTGCAGTGCCGATCGGCTGGGGCTGACTGTAACCCTCGCGATGGACGCCCAGACCCCGCGGCTGATCGTGTTGTTCGACGTCGTCGAGGAAGGGGCCGTGCATCGCGAGGCGCTCGAATCGGCTCGCTGCCGGCTCAGCGCCGCGGGCCGGCCGGTGGAGGTGGTAACACTGGCCGACCTGGTGACGCGGGGAGTCGCGTTGCCGGCTCCACCCTCACCCTGTTTCGACGATGAGCGCCTGGCGGCGATCATCTACACCTCGGGAAGCAGCGGGTCCCCCAAAGGCGCCATGCAACCGGAGGGCCAGGCCAAATCGGTGTGGGCGGCCGTGGCCGGCACCGTCGTCGAACACGGATTCGCGATTCCGGCGATCACGTTGAATTACCTGCCGATGAGCCACACCGGCGGCCGGGCCATGTTGTATTCGACGCTGGGAGCAGGCGGCACCGCCTACTTCACCGGCGCCAGCGATATGTCGACCATCCTCGATGACCTCCAGATGGTGCGTCCCACCCAACTGAACTTCGTACCCCGGGTCTGGGAGATGCTCTACCGTGACTTCTCCGACACGTTGGGCGATGGACGCGTCAGCGAGGATGAGGTGCTGGCGGACTGGCGATCGCGCGCGCTCGGCGGGCGCTATGTGACGGCGCTGACCGGATCCGCGCCCATCTCGGCAGACCTCGCGGCCTGGGTGGAGAAGCTGCTCGATTCCCACCTGATCGACGCGATGGGGGCCACCGAATCGGGTGCGGTGCTCGTCGACGGTCAAATTCAGCGACCGCCGGTAACCGACTACAAGCTCGTTGACGTGCCGGAACTCGGAT from Mycobacterium sp. SMC-4 includes:
- a CDS encoding zinc-dependent alcohol dehydrogenase family protein, which codes for MKAMAYHGPGRRSWEEVPDPVLRAATDAIVRVDAVTICGTDLHILKGDVPEVTDGRILGHEAVGTVVSVGDAVQTLSVGDRVLVSCISSCGSCRYCREGQYSQCLGGGGWILGHLIDGTQAELVRVPFADNSTHKVPDGVTDEQMLMLADILPTSYEVGVLNGAVRPGDVVAIVGAGPIGLAAILTARLYSPSHIVAVDLADSRLEAARTFGADIVVNSATQSVREVIDELTGGLGADVSMEAVGVPETFEQCVSLVRPGGHVANIGVHGAPATLHLEDIWIKNLTITTGLVDTYSTPTLIELVASKRLDTTAMITHRFVLDDFEDAYDVFGRAGETGALKVLLTGNN
- a CDS encoding HAD-IIA family hydrolase, which codes for MRPTPQCWLTDMDGVLVREEHALPGAAEFLQRLAERERPFLVLTNNSIFTPRDLAARLTRSGLIVPEEAIWTSALATATFLADQQPGGSAYVIGEAGLTTALHEAGYTMTDVEPDFVVLGETRTYSFEAVTKAVRLILAGARFIATNPDVTGPSAEGPLPATGSVAAMITKATGREPYFVGKPNPMMFRSALNRIEAHSESTVMVGDRMDTDVVAGIEAGLETILVLTGSTSMADVDRYPFRPSRVLPSIAEAIELI
- a CDS encoding acyl-CoA thioesterase II; this encodes MSALQHLLDVTELGDDTWRGPPSGPAGKRAYGGLLVAQSLAAAWRTVDEVKAPTALHLQFLRGGDAGEAVDYRVARVYDGRTAASRRVDAFQAGRLLTTATVSFSAALTGPEHGRARLPVQDPDRLPQTGPPGPAPSLPLDELDIRVTDEGVGTEDFVRWTWWRTRADLPADARLHTLIAAYITDLYLIDPALQVHGHSMRSRSHRSGTTDSSMWLHRPVRADRWNLLECRSPAAARGRGVVSARLISRHGAVAATLVQEGLIAEREPGTDGPAR
- the ppsA gene encoding phosphoenolpyruvate synthase; translated protein: MTNSNLVRDFAHLRLSDAEDAGGKGANLGEMIAAGLPVPPGFVLLRDCYRDSMRAGGVADELNAAHRTAMEQVANPDRLIEMCEQMQTLVWKGGIADEVREHVLSAYRALGDDVLVAVRSSATGEDGKDASFAGMNATFTNISGEDDLIEAVQRCWASLFSPRVVTYRASRNFVSDPAMAVVVQQMIASERSGVAFTADPSTGAEDRVVVEAAFGQGEVVVSGSVEPDTYIVSKEHRKILSTRLGYKSFKIVRGADGNDENVDLSEEEARSKVLSDVELREIVDLALAIENHHGCAQDTEWAIAEGKTWFVQARPVTTLHHTTMPAPEPHDVVARGLPAAPGEAAGTVRVLLTPEEGSRLQAGEVLVSQMTNPDWLPTMRRAAALVTDTGGMTCHAAIVARELGVPCIVGARTATTDLKDGMLVTVDGTHGRVLTGDAVASAQTSAVDRPAGPVTTVAAAEVTATKIYVNLAMPDTAEAVAAQEVDGVGLLRAELMLTEALRNRHPRDLIARGEQDILVDSMVEAVGRIAAAFAPRPVIYRATDFRTNEFRSLQGGDTYEPVEHNPMIGFRGCYRYVNQPDVFALELAALARVREQSPNLHLMIPFVRTRWELEQCLALVDASPLGRQRGLHRWVMAEVPSVVYWLPEYVGMGIDGVSIGSNDLTQLMLGVDRDSDICAELFDESDAAVLDAIGHIIATARRQGITSSLCGQAPSTNPAFAEHLVRMGITSVSVNPDAALAARRTVAAAERRVLLESVRT
- a CDS encoding CoA transferase, whose product is MTESEPDPARPLAGVRIVEISSFVAVPLAGMTLAQLGAEVLRVDPVGGAADYRRWPLTEAGDSIYWAGLNKGKRSLAVDMRSDAGQQLVSRLVADAGVFITNVAGRQWHSYPALSRVRADLIHVEVSGRYDGGTGVDYTVNAAIGFPLVTGPAELNTPVNHVLPAWDVSCGLYAAMSVVTALRHRDITGHGQQISIPLENVALATAGNLSLLTEAMVNGTSRQRIGNAVYGTYGQNFTSADGVSYMVVALTGRHFRDLTTLTGTTEAVGALADSLQADFSDEGQRYRHREALSALFAEWFSAHSGAEIAAALSASSVLWERYQSFGETAADPRVTENPLFTELDQPRVGRYLAAGLPVSIDGAYPPAAAAPALGDDTATVLGDWLALDRNEIDEMFRSGTVA
- a CDS encoding universal stress protein — encoded protein: MSEHTGAVVVGVDGSDLAIAAARWAGAVAARVGAPLHIVHAMVGVGRGLTEAGAAIQAAIMSYQADTAPIFLKDATDAVHADYPDLTVTTASHREPADHVLTAASREARLIVLGGNEINAASLLLLGSTTLAVAAHAHCPVVAWRGGQTALNGQPVVVGTDGSPSGAAALAAAFDFADRFGVSVRAVRAWSPRIPAAAVDAQLGEALHSAQRAQLLGEVNRLTERYPAVAVDCLVEQDTPAQAVISHCEGAQLVIVGTRGRNALASTLLGSTSLNLLQHSPVPVMVCRAEGTE